One genomic window of Cricetulus griseus strain 17A/GY chromosome 3, alternate assembly CriGri-PICRH-1.0, whole genome shotgun sequence includes the following:
- the P2ry2 gene encoding P2Y purinoceptor 2 has product MAADLDPWNSTINGTWEGDELGYKCRFNEDFKYVLLPVSYGVVCVLGLCLNVVALYIFLCRLKTWNASTTYMFHLAVSDSLYAASLPLLVYYYARGDHWPFSTVLCKLVRFLFYTNLYCSILFLTCISVHRCLGVLRPLHSLRWGRARYARRVAAVVWVLVLACQAPVLYFVTTSVRGTRITCHDTSARELFSHFVAYSSVMLSLLFAVPFSVILVCYVLMARRLLKPAYGTTGGLPRAKRKSVRTIALVLAVFTLCFLPFHVTRTLYYSFRSLDLSCHTLNAINMAYKITRPLASANSCLDPVLYFLAGQRLVRFARDAKPPTEPSPSPQARRRLGLHRSHRTDTVRKDVSISSDDSKRTESTPAGSETKDIRL; this is encoded by the coding sequence ATGGCAGCAGACCTGGACCCCTGGAATAGCACCATTAATGGTACCTGGGAGGGGGATGAACTGGGCTACAAGTGCCGCTTCAACGAGGACTTCAAGTACGTGTTGCTGCCCGTGTCATATGGCGTGGTGTGCGTGCTCGGGTTGTGCCTGAACGTCGTGGCTCTCTACATCTTCCTGTGCCGCCTCAAGACCTGGAATGCCTCCACCACGTACATGTTTCACCTGGCGGTTTCTGACTCTCTCTACGCAGCCTCCCTGCCACTGCTGGTTTATTACTATGCCCGGGGTGACCACTGGCCATTCAGCACCGTGCTCTGCAAACTGGTGCGATTCCTTTTCTACACCAACCTCTACTGCAGCATCCTCTTCCTCACCTGCATCAGCGTGCACCGGTGCCTGGGAGTCTTGCGTCCTCTGCACTCCCTGCGCTGGGGCCGGGCCCGCTATGCGCGCCGAGTGGCTGCCGTGGTGTGGGTCCTGGTGCTGGCCTGCCAGGCACCTGTGCTCTACTTCGTCACCACCAGTGTGCGGGGGACCCGCATCACCTGTCACGACACCTCGGCCCGAGAGCTCTTCAGTCATTTTGTGGCCTACAGCTCCGTCATGTTGAGTCTGCTCTTTGCTGTGCCCTTTTCAGTCATCCTGGTCTGTTACGTGCTCATGGCTCGGCGGCTGCTCAAACCTGCTTATGGGACCACAGGAGGCCTGCCTCGGGCCAAGCGCAAGTCTGTGCGAACCATTGCCCTGGTGCTGGCCGTTTTtaccctctgcttcctgcctttcCATGTCACCCGCACCCTCTACTACTCCTTTCGATCACTTGACCTCAGTTGCCACACCCTCAATGCCATCAACATGGCATACAAGATCACCCGGCCACTGGCCAGCGCCAACAGTTGTCTTGACCCAGTGCTCTACTTCCTGGCGGGGCAGAGACTGGTCCGTTTTGCCCGAGATGCCAAGCCACCCACAgagcccagccccagcccccagGCTCGTCGCAGGCTGGGCCTGCACAGGTCTCACAGAACTGACACAGTGAGGAAAGACGTGTCGATCAGCAGTGATGACTCAAAACGGACAGAGTCCACACCAGCTGGGAGCGAGACTAAGGACATTCGACTATAG